From the Streptomyces sp. KMM 9044 genome, one window contains:
- a CDS encoding MurR/RpiR family transcriptional regulator: protein MTRVVKEIFTPPAPAALAAKVRTLAPSMTPSMQRVAEAVAGDPAGCAALTVTGLAELTGTSEATVVRTSRLLGYPGYRDLRLALAGLAAQQEAGRAPAITTDIAVEDPLADVVAKLAHDEQQTLADTAAGLDTVQLGAAVTALAGARRTDVYGIGASGLVAQDLTQKLLRIGLIAHAPGDPHLAVTNAVQLRAGDVAVAITHSGSTGDVIEPLRVAFESGATTIAVTGRPDGPVTQYADHVLTTSTARESELRPAAMSSRTSQLLVVDCLFVGVAQRTYASAAPSLAASYKALAHRHRAARRGP from the coding sequence GTGACCCGAGTCGTGAAGGAAATTTTTACTCCGCCCGCTCCCGCCGCCCTCGCGGCCAAGGTGCGGACGCTGGCGCCGTCGATGACCCCCTCCATGCAGCGGGTCGCCGAGGCCGTCGCGGGCGACCCGGCCGGCTGCGCGGCCCTCACGGTCACCGGTCTCGCCGAACTCACCGGCACCAGCGAGGCCACCGTCGTGCGCACCTCCCGTCTGCTCGGCTACCCCGGCTACCGCGACCTGCGTCTCGCCCTCGCCGGGCTCGCCGCCCAGCAGGAGGCCGGGCGCGCCCCCGCCATCACCACCGACATCGCGGTGGAGGACCCCCTCGCCGACGTCGTCGCCAAGCTCGCCCACGACGAGCAGCAGACCCTCGCCGACACGGCCGCCGGACTGGACACCGTCCAGCTCGGCGCGGCCGTCACCGCCCTGGCCGGCGCCCGCCGGACGGACGTGTACGGCATCGGCGCCTCCGGCCTGGTCGCCCAGGACCTCACCCAGAAACTGCTGCGCATAGGACTGATAGCGCACGCCCCCGGTGACCCGCACCTCGCCGTGACCAACGCGGTGCAGCTGCGCGCCGGTGACGTGGCCGTCGCCATCACGCACTCCGGGTCCACCGGCGACGTCATCGAACCGCTCCGGGTCGCCTTCGAGAGCGGGGCGACGACCATCGCGGTCACCGGCCGTCCGGACGGACCCGTCACCCAGTACGCCGACCACGTACTGACCACGTCCACGGCCCGCGAGAGCGAGCTGCGCCCGGCCGCGATGTCCTCCCGGACCAGTCAGCTCCTCGTGGTGGACTGCCTGTTCGTGGGCGTCGCCCAGCGCACCTACGCGTCGGCGGCGCCTTCGCTGGCCGCTTCGTACAAGGCGTTGGCGCACCGGCACCGGGCAGCGCGCAGGGGGCCGTAG
- a CDS encoding DNA repair helicase XPB has translation MSCLIVQSDKTLLLEVDHEQAGECRRAVAPFAELERAPEHVHTYRVTPLGLWNARAAGHDAEQVVDALVKYSRYPVPHALLVDIAETMDRYGRLSLLKHPVHGLVLTSTDRPVLEEVLRSKRIAPLVGARVDPDTVAVHPSERGQIKQVLLKLGWPAEDLAGYVDGEAHEIELREEGWALRPYQKQAVENFWHGGSGVVVLPCGAGKTLVGAGSMAQAKSTTLILVTNTVSARQWKHELVKRTSLTEEEIGEYSGTRKEIRPVTIATYQVLTTRRKGVYPHLELFDSRDWGLILYDEVHLLPAPVFKFTADLQARRRLGLTATLVREDGRESDVFSLIGPKRFDAPWKEIEAQGYIAPADCVEVRVNLTGSERIAYATAETEEKYRFCATTATKRKVTEAIVRRFAGQQILVIGQYIDQLDELGEHLNAPVIKGETSNAQREKLFDAFRQGEISVLVVSKVANFSIDLPEATVAIQVSGTFGSRQEEAQRLGRVLRPKADGHQAHFYSVVARDTIDQDFAAHRQRFLAEQGYGYRIMDADELLAEN, from the coding sequence GTGTCCTGCCTAATCGTCCAGTCCGACAAGACGCTTCTCCTGGAAGTCGACCACGAGCAGGCCGGTGAGTGCCGTCGTGCCGTCGCCCCGTTCGCCGAGCTGGAGCGGGCACCGGAACACGTCCACACCTACCGGGTGACCCCGCTCGGCCTGTGGAACGCGCGGGCCGCCGGACACGACGCCGAGCAGGTCGTGGACGCGCTGGTGAAGTACAGCCGCTACCCCGTGCCGCACGCGCTGCTCGTCGACATCGCCGAGACGATGGACCGCTACGGCCGGCTCAGCCTGCTCAAGCACCCGGTGCACGGCCTCGTGCTGACCAGCACCGACCGGCCCGTCCTGGAGGAGGTGCTGCGCTCCAAGCGGATCGCCCCGCTGGTCGGCGCCCGCGTCGACCCGGACACCGTCGCCGTGCACCCCTCGGAGCGCGGACAGATCAAGCAGGTGCTGCTGAAGCTGGGCTGGCCCGCCGAGGACCTCGCCGGGTACGTGGACGGCGAGGCGCACGAGATCGAGCTGCGCGAGGAGGGGTGGGCGCTGCGCCCCTACCAGAAGCAGGCCGTGGAGAACTTCTGGCACGGCGGCTCCGGCGTGGTCGTCCTGCCCTGCGGCGCGGGCAAGACGCTGGTCGGTGCCGGTTCGATGGCGCAGGCGAAGTCGACCACGCTGATCCTGGTCACCAACACGGTCTCGGCCCGCCAGTGGAAGCACGAGCTGGTGAAGCGGACCTCGCTGACCGAGGAGGAGATCGGCGAGTACAGCGGGACGCGCAAGGAGATCCGGCCCGTCACCATCGCCACGTACCAGGTGCTGACGACCCGCCGCAAGGGCGTCTACCCGCACCTGGAGCTGTTCGACTCCCGGGACTGGGGCCTGATCCTCTACGACGAGGTGCACCTGCTGCCCGCCCCCGTCTTCAAGTTCACGGCGGACCTCCAGGCCCGCCGGCGGCTGGGCCTGACGGCCACGCTCGTACGGGAGGACGGCCGCGAGTCGGACGTGTTCTCGCTGATCGGGCCGAAGCGGTTCGACGCGCCGTGGAAGGAGATCGAGGCGCAGGGCTACATCGCGCCCGCCGACTGCGTCGAGGTCCGGGTCAACCTCACCGGCTCCGAGCGGATCGCGTACGCCACCGCGGAGACCGAGGAGAAGTACCGCTTCTGCGCGACGACCGCGACCAAGCGGAAGGTGACGGAGGCGATCGTCCGGCGGTTCGCGGGACAGCAGATCCTCGTCATCGGGCAGTACATCGACCAGCTGGACGAGCTGGGCGAGCACCTGAACGCGCCCGTGATCAAGGGGGAGACGTCGAACGCGCAGCGGGAGAAGCTGTTCGACGCGTTCCGGCAGGGCGAGATCAGCGTCCTGGTCGTCTCCAAGGTCGCGAACTTCTCGATCGACCTGCCGGAGGCGACCGTGGCCATCCAGGTGTCGGGCACCTTCGGGTCCCGGCAGGAGGAGGCCCAGCGGCTGGGCCGGGTGCTGCGCCCCAAGGCGGACGGCCACCAGGCCCACTTCTACTCCGTCGTCGCCCGCGACACCATCGACCAGGACTTCGCAGCCCACCGCCAGCGGTTCCTGGCGGAGCAGGGGTACGGGTACCGGATCATGGACGCGGACGAGCTGCTCGCGGAGAACTAG
- a CDS encoding NADH:flavin oxidoreductase, producing the protein MTVATSTAATRASDILSRPVSINGLTVPNRIAMAPMTRMFSPGGVPGEDVVSYYSRRAAAGVGLIVTEGTYVGHESAGQSDRVPRFHGEEQLAGWAKVADAVHAAGGTIVPQLWHIGMVREQGQAPYPQAPVVGPSGVRTDGTEGAGKAMTQADIDAVVEAFAQAAADAERIGFDGVELHGAHGYLIDQFLWAGTNRRTDAYGGDPVARAKFATEIVAAVRERVSPRFPVIFRYSQWKQDAYDSRLAETPEELEAILAPLAAAGVDAFHASTRRYWVPEFGGSDLNLAGWTKKLTGKPAITVGSVGLNGDFLDAFRGKGAELGSLDNLLDRLERDEFDLVAVGRAVLQDPDWAAKVLGGRFGELELYDAASLKTLS; encoded by the coding sequence ATGACCGTCGCCACCTCCACGGCCGCCACCCGAGCTTCGGACATTCTGTCCCGGCCGGTCTCGATCAACGGCCTGACCGTGCCGAACCGCATCGCGATGGCGCCGATGACCCGGATGTTCTCGCCGGGCGGTGTTCCCGGCGAGGACGTGGTGTCGTACTACTCCCGCAGGGCTGCCGCCGGTGTGGGGCTGATCGTCACCGAGGGCACGTACGTGGGCCACGAGTCGGCCGGACAGAGCGACCGGGTGCCGCGGTTCCACGGGGAGGAGCAGCTGGCCGGCTGGGCGAAGGTCGCCGACGCGGTGCACGCGGCGGGCGGTACGATCGTGCCGCAGCTGTGGCACATCGGCATGGTCCGCGAGCAGGGGCAGGCGCCGTATCCGCAGGCACCGGTGGTCGGCCCGTCCGGCGTGCGCACGGACGGCACCGAGGGTGCGGGCAAGGCCATGACGCAGGCCGACATCGACGCGGTGGTCGAGGCGTTCGCGCAGGCCGCGGCGGACGCCGAGCGCATCGGCTTCGACGGCGTGGAGCTGCACGGCGCCCACGGCTACCTCATCGACCAGTTCCTGTGGGCCGGCACCAACCGCCGCACCGACGCCTACGGCGGCGACCCGGTGGCGCGGGCGAAGTTCGCGACGGAGATCGTCGCGGCGGTCCGTGAGCGGGTCTCGCCCAGGTTCCCGGTCATCTTCCGTTACTCGCAGTGGAAGCAGGACGCCTACGACTCCCGCCTTGCCGAGACCCCCGAGGAGCTCGAGGCGATCCTCGCCCCGCTCGCGGCGGCCGGTGTTGACGCCTTCCACGCCTCCACCCGCCGGTACTGGGTCCCGGAGTTCGGGGGGTCGGACCTGAACCTGGCCGGCTGGACGAAGAAGCTGACCGGCAAGCCCGCCATCACCGTCGGTTCGGTCGGCCTGAACGGGGACTTCCTGGACGCGTTCCGGGGGAAGGGGGCGGAGCTGGGCAGCCTCGACAACCTGCTCGACCGGCTGGAGCGTGACGAGTTCGACCTCGTCGCCGTGGGGCGCGCGGTGCTCCAGGACCCGGACTGGGCGGCGAAGGTCCTCGGCGGACGCTTCGGCGAACTCGAACTGTACGACGCGGCGTCGCTGAAGACGCTGAGCTGA
- a CDS encoding DUF4031 domain-containing protein, with the protein MTVYIDPPAWPGHGCLWSHLVSDISYDELHAFAAALGVPRRAFERDHYDIPQHRYADVVRAGAMEVGSREVVRLLYGAGLRVRKSAVRGGALQRRSS; encoded by the coding sequence GTGACGGTGTACATCGACCCGCCCGCCTGGCCGGGACACGGCTGCCTCTGGTCCCACCTGGTCAGCGACATCTCCTACGACGAACTGCACGCCTTCGCCGCCGCCCTCGGCGTCCCCCGCCGCGCCTTCGAACGCGACCACTACGACATCCCCCAGCACCGGTACGCGGACGTCGTGCGGGCGGGAGCGATGGAGGTCGGCAGCCGTGAGGTGGTGCGGCTGCTGTACGGGGCGGGGCTCAGGGTGCGCAAGAGCGCGGTGCGCGGGGGCGCGCTTCAGCGGCGCAGCTCGTAG
- a CDS encoding copper homeostasis protein CutC yields the protein MTKRAVLEVIALDVEDAVAARAGGADRLELVTDMAADGLTPSAATVAAVRAAVGVPLRVMLRLADGFAAGDLGRLVGAAREMRDAGAEEFVLGFLGRDGRVDLDAVERVVGALDGCPWTFHRAIDRAADRDVLRKQLDGLPGLDTYLTAGAPGGVADGLPTLLAEARRGRGDEPGYQQQLLVGGGLRLEHVPALLTAGAHAFHIGGAARPGGWTGPVSAEAVAQWRRVVDGTAGEAVDGG from the coding sequence ATGACCAAGCGTGCCGTCCTGGAGGTGATTGCCCTCGACGTCGAGGACGCCGTTGCCGCGCGGGCGGGAGGTGCGGACCGGCTCGAGCTGGTCACCGACATGGCGGCCGACGGGCTCACCCCGTCCGCCGCCACCGTCGCCGCCGTCCGCGCCGCCGTCGGCGTCCCGCTGCGGGTGATGCTGCGCCTCGCCGACGGGTTCGCCGCCGGTGACCTCGGCCGGCTGGTGGGCGCGGCACGGGAGATGCGGGACGCCGGGGCCGAGGAGTTCGTCCTCGGGTTCCTCGGCCGTGACGGCCGGGTGGACCTGGACGCCGTGGAACGGGTCGTCGGGGCGCTGGACGGCTGCCCGTGGACCTTCCACCGCGCCATCGACCGCGCCGCCGACCGCGACGTCCTCCGCAAACAGCTCGACGGGCTGCCCGGCCTCGACACCTACCTCACGGCCGGCGCGCCCGGCGGCGTGGCCGACGGGCTGCCCACCCTGCTCGCCGAGGCCCGGCGCGGGCGAGGGGACGAGCCCGGGTACCAACAGCAACTGCTCGTCGGCGGCGGTCTGCGGCTGGAGCACGTTCCCGCGCTGCTCACCGCCGGGGCCCACGCCTTTCACATCGGGGGCGCGGCCCGGCCCGGCGGATGGACCGGGCCCGTCTCGGCGGAAGCCGTCGCGCAGTGGCGCCGAGTGGTGGACGGGACGGCCGGGGAGGCGGTCGACGGGGGCTGA
- a CDS encoding alpha/beta hydrolase: MSRTVTRIPLTRAAGAAAGALVLLLGAAGPTAAGGPGGGGGGDVVLRWQDCRDVTQTGFECAVANVPLDHARPGGRTIGLAVIRHRATAPGKRVGTLFFNPGGPGGPGTVGLPGLYDKFPDELRDRYDIVSWDPRGVGRSTAVRCFGTAGEAADWQADLPPFPVGEQAQQAYVAAYADLAERCAQSDPQLLRRVSTADTARDLDLLRAAVGEERLHYWGVSYGTLLGATYANLFPERAGRLLLDGNVDPLAWVGQADAVSAAAAVDKTAGKAGAVSEAGPSAGLNTFLRLGSHLGSADTLAQFLDHCGRAPVTGCVFSAGSPAATRDKYDTLMARLARRPAGDPTFARAVSEVRGGLYTVHPGWAGVADLLQTLWSGRPLVPLSDPAGPARYPGFEQPLAVLCAESPNPRSPLLYPGLEERAVAQAGALARWWVWANEPCATWPARAAAPYTGPWDGATAHPVLVVNTAHDPSTPYAAGVSTARELRNARLLTVDGYGHTALDNPSACVGRHAVRYFLTGALPPEGARCTQDLPPFVERIPGTPSGRDPEAAPEPAAAGAPSGLLPPAGDADAALPYGRWPLDVVAGLLPAGDRRTAP; the protein is encoded by the coding sequence ATGTCACGGACCGTCACACGGATACCGCTCACCAGGGCCGCGGGGGCGGCGGCCGGGGCGCTGGTGCTGCTGCTCGGGGCGGCCGGGCCGACGGCCGCGGGCGGACCGGGCGGCGGGGGCGGCGGGGACGTGGTACTGCGGTGGCAGGACTGCCGGGACGTGACGCAGACCGGGTTCGAGTGCGCGGTGGCGAACGTGCCCCTGGACCACGCCCGCCCCGGGGGCCGCACCATCGGGCTGGCGGTGATCAGACACCGCGCCACGGCTCCGGGGAAGCGGGTCGGCACGCTGTTCTTCAACCCCGGTGGTCCGGGCGGCCCCGGCACCGTCGGCCTCCCGGGGCTGTACGACAAGTTCCCGGACGAACTGCGGGACCGCTACGACATCGTCAGTTGGGACCCCCGCGGCGTCGGCCGGAGCACGGCCGTACGCTGCTTCGGCACCGCCGGGGAGGCCGCCGACTGGCAGGCGGACCTCCCGCCGTTCCCGGTGGGCGAGCAGGCGCAGCAGGCGTACGTCGCCGCGTACGCCGATCTCGCGGAGCGCTGCGCGCAGAGCGATCCGCAGTTGCTGCGCCGCGTCTCGACCGCCGACACCGCCCGCGACCTGGACCTGCTGCGCGCCGCGGTCGGCGAGGAGCGACTGCACTACTGGGGCGTCTCGTACGGCACCCTCCTCGGCGCGACCTACGCGAACCTGTTCCCCGAACGGGCCGGACGGCTCCTCCTCGACGGGAACGTGGACCCGCTCGCCTGGGTGGGCCAGGCAGACGCCGTGTCGGCCGCGGCGGCCGTGGACAAGACGGCGGGCAAGGCCGGTGCGGTGAGCGAGGCCGGCCCGTCGGCCGGGCTGAACACCTTCCTGCGGCTCGGCTCCCACCTCGGGTCGGCCGACACGCTCGCGCAGTTCCTCGACCACTGCGGGCGCGCGCCCGTGACCGGCTGCGTCTTCTCGGCGGGCAGCCCGGCGGCCACCCGCGACAAGTACGACACCCTCATGGCGCGCCTCGCCCGGCGTCCGGCGGGCGACCCGACGTTCGCGAGGGCGGTGAGCGAGGTGCGCGGCGGGCTCTACACCGTGCACCCCGGCTGGGCCGGGGTCGCCGACCTGCTGCAGACGCTGTGGAGCGGCCGGCCGCTCGTTCCGCTCAGCGATCCGGCGGGCCCGGCACGCTATCCGGGCTTCGAACAGCCGCTCGCGGTGCTGTGCGCGGAGAGCCCCAACCCACGGTCGCCGCTGCTCTACCCGGGGCTGGAGGAACGGGCGGTGGCACAGGCGGGGGCGCTGGCCCGCTGGTGGGTGTGGGCCAACGAGCCGTGCGCCACCTGGCCGGCCCGCGCCGCCGCCCCGTACACCGGCCCGTGGGACGGGGCGACCGCCCATCCGGTGCTGGTGGTGAACACGGCCCACGACCCGTCCACCCCCTACGCGGCGGGCGTGAGCACGGCCAGGGAACTGCGCAACGCGCGGCTGCTGACGGTCGACGGATACGGCCACACCGCGCTGGATAACCCGAGCGCGTGCGTGGGGCGGCACGCGGTGCGCTACTTCCTCACGGGAGCGCTGCCGCCGGAGGGTGCGCGGTGCACGCAGGATCTCCCGCCGTTCGTCGAACGGATCCCCGGGACGCCGTCGGGGCGGGACCCCGAGGCCGCGCCGGAGCCGGCAGCGGCGGGCGCGCCGTCCGGGCTCCTGCCGCCGGCCGGGGACGCGGACGCGGCACTGCCGTACGGCCGCTGGCCCCTGGACGTCGTCGCCGGTCTGCTTCCTGCGGGGGACCGCCGCACAGCTCCCTGA
- a CDS encoding HelD family protein has protein sequence MPAHVPEPVATATPTTDTTDPLARERARLTASRTALRAMRADVEALDIRDVTANWVNAQILERQIGNRIKALADLSDTPLFFGRLDYLHAPGAEEAEGAEGTEGERFYIGRRHVHDADGDPMVIDWRAPVSQPFYRASKKDPMDVALRRRFGYTGGGLTAYEDEHLSDPAEAVVTSRLLQQEIERPRVGPMRDIVATIQPEQDEIVRSGLAGSVCVQGGPGTGKTAVGLHRVAYLLYAHRERLARTGTLVVGPNRSFLHYIEQVLPALGELAVGQATVDDLVAHVEVRGTDDARTALVKGDARMAEVLRRALYAHVTLPTEPVVVVRGSRRWRVAAYELEELVRQLLDRDIRYGAAREALPQRIAHAVLVQMERAGEAPDDRVQDTVARNGAVKAAVKALWPAVDPAKLVLRLLADPEFLAEHAAGLLDEGEQKAVLRTKPARSVKSATWSAADAVLIDEATDLIRRTPSLGHVVLDEAQDLSPMQYRAVGRRCTTGSVTVLGDLAQGTTPWATRSWGEALGHLGKRDAVVEELTAGFRVPTDVIAYASRLLPHIAPGLAPVASVRDAPGLFAVRPADGTDDVLGACRELLAHEGSVGLITADARIPGWAKALTEAGVGYVAPGEETTYDTRLALVPASLAKGLEYDYVVLDEPRAVVDGEPDERTGLRRLYVALTRAVSGLIVTHAAPLPEQLLPN, from the coding sequence GTGCCCGCGCACGTCCCCGAACCCGTCGCCACAGCCACGCCCACCACCGACACCACAGACCCCCTGGCCCGCGAGCGCGCCCGCCTCACCGCGTCGCGCACCGCCCTGCGCGCGATGCGCGCGGATGTCGAGGCCCTCGACATCCGCGATGTCACCGCGAACTGGGTCAACGCGCAGATCCTGGAGCGGCAGATCGGGAACCGCATCAAGGCGCTGGCCGATCTCAGCGACACCCCTCTGTTCTTCGGCCGCCTCGACTACCTGCACGCTCCGGGCGCCGAGGAGGCGGAAGGGGCGGAAGGGACGGAAGGGGAGCGTTTCTACATCGGGCGCCGGCATGTGCACGACGCCGACGGCGACCCGATGGTGATCGACTGGCGTGCGCCGGTCTCGCAGCCGTTCTACCGGGCGTCGAAGAAGGACCCGATGGACGTCGCGCTGCGCCGCCGCTTCGGCTACACCGGCGGCGGCCTCACGGCGTACGAGGACGAGCACCTGTCCGACCCCGCGGAGGCGGTCGTCACCAGCAGGCTGCTCCAGCAGGAGATCGAACGCCCGCGCGTCGGCCCGATGCGCGACATCGTCGCCACGATCCAGCCCGAGCAGGACGAGATCGTACGGTCCGGCCTGGCGGGCAGCGTCTGCGTGCAGGGCGGCCCCGGCACCGGGAAGACGGCCGTGGGCCTGCACCGGGTCGCCTACCTCCTGTACGCCCACCGCGAGCGGCTGGCCCGCACCGGCACCCTGGTCGTCGGCCCGAACCGGTCCTTCCTGCACTACATCGAGCAGGTACTGCCCGCGCTGGGCGAACTGGCGGTCGGACAGGCGACGGTGGACGACCTGGTGGCCCATGTCGAGGTGCGCGGGACGGACGACGCGCGGACCGCGCTCGTCAAGGGCGACGCGAGGATGGCCGAGGTCCTGCGCCGGGCCCTCTACGCGCACGTGACCCTGCCCACCGAGCCGGTCGTCGTCGTGCGCGGCTCGCGCCGCTGGCGGGTGGCGGCGTACGAGCTGGAGGAACTGGTCCGCCAGTTGCTCGACCGGGACATCCGCTACGGCGCCGCCCGTGAGGCCCTGCCGCAGCGCATCGCGCACGCCGTGCTGGTGCAGATGGAGCGGGCCGGGGAGGCGCCGGACGACCGGGTGCAGGACACGGTGGCCCGCAACGGCGCGGTGAAGGCGGCGGTGAAGGCTCTCTGGCCGGCCGTCGACCCGGCGAAGCTCGTCCTGCGCCTGCTGGCGGACCCGGAGTTCCTGGCCGAGCACGCGGCCGGACTGCTCGACGAGGGCGAGCAGAAGGCGGTCCTCCGGACGAAGCCGGCACGGTCGGTGAAGTCCGCGACGTGGTCGGCGGCGGACGCGGTACTGATCGACGAGGCCACCGACCTGATCCGGCGCACCCCGTCCCTCGGGCACGTGGTGCTCGACGAGGCGCAGGACCTCTCGCCCATGCAGTACCGGGCGGTGGGCCGGCGCTGCACGACCGGTTCGGTGACCGTCCTCGGCGACCTGGCCCAGGGCACCACGCCGTGGGCGACCCGGAGCTGGGGGGAGGCGCTGGGCCACCTGGGCAAGCGGGACGCGGTGGTGGAGGAGCTGACCGCCGGTTTCCGCGTCCCGACGGACGTGATCGCGTACGCATCCCGGCTGCTCCCGCACATCGCGCCGGGGCTGGCGCCGGTGGCGTCGGTCCGTGACGCCCCGGGCCTGTTCGCCGTCCGGCCGGCCGACGGAACCGACGACGTGCTCGGGGCCTGCCGCGAACTGCTGGCCCACGAGGGCTCGGTCGGCCTGATCACCGCCGACGCCCGGATCCCGGGGTGGGCGAAGGCCCTCACGGAGGCGGGCGTCGGTTACGTCGCGCCGGGCGAGGAGACGACGTACGACACCCGGCTCGCCCTGGTCCCGGCGTCGCTGGCGAAGGGCCTGGAGTACGACTACGTGGTCCTGGACGAGCCGCGCGCCGTGGTCGACGGCGAGCCCGACGAACGCACGGGGCTGCGCCGCCTGTACGTGGCACTGACCCGAGCGGTCTCGGGCCTGATCGTGACGCATGCGGCGCCCCTGCCGGAGCAGCTGCTGCCGAACTGA
- the murQ gene encoding N-acetylmuramic acid 6-phosphate etherase → MTSASHHRGLRAELETLTTEAFRPELADVDRLPTLGIARLMNGEDATVAAAVAEQLPRIAAAIDAVADRMARGGRLVYAGAGTAGRLGVLDASECPPTFNTDPGQVVGLIAGGPGALVTSVEGAEDSAELAAADLDALALTADDTVVGVSASGRTPYAVGAVTHARARGALTVGLACNAGSPLAASAGHGIEVVVGPELLTGSTRLKAGTAQKLVLNMISTITMIRLGKTYGNLMVDVRASNEKLRARSRRIVALATGAADSDVERALAATDGEVKNAVLVLLAGVDGPTAARLLGGSHGHLRAALAQAPDPQDATG, encoded by the coding sequence ATGACTTCCGCCTCCCACCACCGCGGTCTCCGCGCCGAGTTGGAGACCCTGACCACCGAGGCGTTCCGGCCGGAGCTGGCGGACGTCGACCGGCTGCCCACCCTCGGCATCGCCCGGCTGATGAACGGCGAGGACGCCACCGTCGCCGCCGCCGTGGCCGAGCAGCTGCCCCGGATCGCCGCCGCGATCGACGCCGTGGCCGACCGGATGGCCCGGGGCGGCCGGCTGGTCTACGCGGGCGCGGGCACCGCCGGCCGGCTGGGCGTCCTGGACGCCTCCGAGTGCCCGCCGACCTTCAACACCGACCCCGGCCAGGTCGTCGGTCTGATCGCGGGCGGCCCCGGTGCCCTGGTCACGTCGGTCGAGGGCGCCGAGGACTCCGCGGAACTGGCCGCGGCCGACCTGGACGCGCTGGCGTTGACCGCCGACGACACGGTGGTCGGCGTCTCCGCCTCCGGGCGCACCCCGTACGCCGTCGGCGCCGTCACGCACGCCCGCGCGCGGGGCGCCCTGACGGTGGGTCTCGCCTGCAACGCGGGCAGCCCGCTCGCCGCGTCGGCCGGGCACGGCATCGAGGTCGTCGTCGGCCCGGAGCTGCTGACCGGCTCCACCCGCCTCAAGGCCGGCACCGCCCAGAAGCTCGTCCTCAACATGATCTCGACGATCACGATGATCCGGCTGGGCAAGACGTACGGGAACCTGATGGTCGACGTACGGGCCTCCAACGAGAAGCTGCGGGCCCGATCCCGCCGTATCGTCGCCCTCGCGACGGGGGCGGCGGACTCCGACGTCGAGCGTGCGCTGGCCGCCACGGACGGCGAGGTGAAGAACGCCGTCCTGGTCCTGCTGGCCGGCGTGGACGGCCCGACCGCGGCCCGCCTCCTCGGCGGCTCGCACGGCCACCTGCGCGCCGCGCTGGCACAGGCACCGGACCCGCAGGACGCCACTGGCTGA